In the Candidatus Omnitrophota bacterium genome, AGCGTTTCTACTAATTCTTTTATCGATACCCCCTTGCCGCTTCCCAGGTTAACAAAACCGGAATTTGTTCCGTGATGGAGCGCAAGGATCACTCCTTCGGCCACATCACGGCTATAGGCAAAATCCCTAACCGCTGTTCCATCCCCCCAGATCAGAACAGGGTCCTCTTTTTGATAGATCCTCTGCATCAAAGAAGGAATCACCATAGCATTATTGGGGTCGAAATTATCTCCCGGTCCATAGACATTACAGGGCCTGACTATCGCAAAATTATTCAAATCGTACTGTATTTTATAAGCCTGAACCTGAAGTTCAGCCATCCGTTTTGCCCACCCCGGAAACATGTCCATCGGAGCCCCCTCGTTTCCTTCTGATTCGCGAAAAACTTCAGCGCTTTTATACGCTCCTATAGAACTGGTATATACAACCTTTTTTACTTTGTTTACCCGGCAAGCCTCAAGTACATTGGTATTAAACATTAAAAGCGGCACAAAAAAACTGGCGGGCTTAGACTTGGTAACCTCAATTGACCCCTTGATCCCGGCTAAATGAAAAACAAAATCCGTATCTCTAGTTAATTCTCTGCAGGAATTAAAATCGGTAAGATCACAAAAAATATGCTCGGCCCGGGCATCAACATTTACCCTATCAAGAGATACTATGCGAA is a window encoding:
- a CDS encoding NAD-dependent epimerase/dehydratase family protein; amino-acid sequence: RIVSLDRVNVDARAEHIFCDLTDFNSCRELTRDTDFVFHLAGIKGSIEVTKSKPASFFVPLLMFNTNVLEACRVNKVKKVVYTSSIGAYKSAEVFRESEGNEGAPMDMFPGWAKRMAELQVQAYKIQYDLNNFAIVRPCNVYGPGDNFDPNNAMVIPSLMQRIYQKEDPVLIWGDGTAVRDFAYSRDVAEGVILALHHGTNSGFVNLGSGKGVSIKELVETLKSFLNFNYKFDTTKSSGFPKRVMDISLAQKTIDYNPSTLLLDGLKETWNWFTGHQEEYLKKKNYFKD